A single genomic interval of Paenibacillus sp. J23TS9 harbors:
- the pgsA gene encoding CDP-diacylglycerol--glycerol-3-phosphate 3-phosphatidyltransferase: MNTANRITMARIALIPLFMLFFTKWPAWLAEVSGIIQFLNNYGLYIAIGIFVLASGTDKLDGYVARKYNQITNLGKLLDPLADKLLISVALIMMVQADMIASWVAVIMISREFVITGLRMIASAQGIALAADKLGKWKMVLQVVAIVAVLLGNYPFQWFTSIRVDNILMLLAVCLTLISGINYLIQNFKILKLNDM, from the coding sequence TTGAATACCGCCAACCGAATTACGATGGCACGGATCGCGCTGATTCCGCTTTTCATGCTGTTTTTTACAAAATGGCCGGCATGGCTGGCTGAAGTCAGCGGGATCATCCAGTTCTTGAACAATTATGGTTTATACATAGCCATTGGGATCTTCGTGCTTGCTTCCGGAACAGACAAATTAGACGGCTATGTCGCGAGAAAATATAACCAGATCACCAATCTGGGAAAGCTGCTGGACCCGCTCGCCGATAAGCTGCTGATTTCCGTCGCGCTGATCATGATGGTACAGGCAGATATGATTGCTTCGTGGGTGGCTGTGATTATGATCAGCCGGGAGTTTGTCATCACAGGTCTTCGCATGATTGCTTCCGCTCAAGGCATCGCTTTGGCCGCGGATAAGCTTGGGAAATGGAAAATGGTTCTGCAGGTGGTAGCGATCGTGGCTGTACTGCTCGGAAATTATCCTTTTCAGTGGTTTACATCCATCCGGGTGGATAACATCCTGATGCTGCTTGCGGTATGCCTGACGCTGATTTCGGGGATCAACTATCTCATTCAAAACTTCAAGATCCTCAAGCTGAATGACATGTAG
- a CDS encoding HD domain-containing protein, producing MTKHSEFIQQAEQFVKQELSGEASGHDWWHIERVRNTALEIAGKEHADAVVCELAALLHDVADEKLNDSKEAGLDKVRSWMLGHTTDMDLIDQVMDIISTMSYNGGKNPPMKTLEGQVVQDADRLDALGAVGIARTFVYSGANGRIIHDPDLSEEILAQEDYRSSNKTAIYHFYEKLLKLKDLMNTSYARELAEQRHAFMKLYLKQFYSEWKVRN from the coding sequence ATGACGAAACATTCCGAATTCATTCAGCAGGCAGAACAATTTGTAAAACAGGAGTTATCCGGTGAAGCGAGCGGTCATGACTGGTGGCATATCGAGCGTGTGAGAAACACGGCCTTGGAGATCGCCGGCAAAGAGCATGCGGATGCGGTTGTGTGCGAGCTGGCGGCATTGCTGCATGATGTGGCTGATGAGAAGCTGAACGACAGTAAAGAAGCGGGGCTGGATAAGGTTCGCTCCTGGATGCTAGGGCATACCACTGACATGGATCTGATCGACCAGGTGATGGACATCATTTCGACCATGTCTTATAACGGTGGCAAAAATCCGCCGATGAAGACGCTGGAAGGCCAGGTCGTTCAGGATGCAGACCGGCTGGATGCGCTTGGCGCAGTCGGAATTGCCAGAACCTTCGTATACTCGGGTGCCAATGGGCGTATTATTCACGATCCCGATCTGAGTGAGGAGATTCTTGCACAGGAGGATTACCGGTCGAGCAATAAAACGGCCATCTATCATTTTTATGAAAAGCTGCTGAAATTGAAAGATTTGATGAATACCTCATACGCCAGAGAGCTGGCGGAGCAAAGACATGCGTTTATGAAGCTGTATTTGAAGCAGTTCTACAGTGAATGGAAGGTCCGGAACTAA
- a CDS encoding extracellular solute-binding protein, whose translation MKVMKKTHWTLSLLLICSLVLSACGSSGGSDSSSNGGKGGKKTQVRIMTRLSGSDLKSKAFNELLDKFKKENPDIEVVNESVNDETSYNNKFKTAVATGNVPNIWMNYGGQSFKVYAENIAMDLQPVLDEDKAWSGAFKPLFSGWQYSDIQGTFAVPMEDSSVAIYYNKDLFKKAGVEPPKTIEEMTALVEPFKKIGAVPMLMGDKENFRGGHLINNLSFKRFGFQKTEDLISRKAKWNDPDMFQLFQLMKDWQSAGVLGDNIVTLDSNGTTAQFLAGKSAMLFEGNWAISQLSSSDMADQIGVIPFPYFADHPENKDVWFGTAGGYSVSKSISGAEKDATIKLLKYLTNEDAFKYFAQATKGGTYPVNVELDSSQIDPVTKEYMEAQKSAKTFLSEIETYDNIPSLQDKLRSEIQGMFAGASPQQTADNVQKVVDSNH comes from the coding sequence ATGAAGGTAATGAAAAAAACCCACTGGACACTATCACTATTGCTTATATGTTCCTTAGTTCTTTCAGCTTGCGGCAGTTCGGGCGGATCAGACAGCTCGTCTAACGGCGGGAAGGGGGGCAAAAAGACGCAGGTACGGATTATGACGCGTCTTTCCGGTTCTGATCTGAAATCCAAAGCATTTAATGAACTTCTGGACAAGTTCAAGAAGGAGAATCCGGACATCGAGGTCGTGAACGAATCGGTTAATGATGAAACCTCGTATAACAACAAATTTAAAACGGCCGTTGCGACAGGCAATGTTCCGAATATCTGGATGAATTATGGAGGTCAGTCCTTCAAGGTGTATGCCGAGAATATCGCGATGGATCTTCAGCCGGTTCTTGACGAGGACAAGGCATGGAGCGGTGCGTTTAAGCCCCTGTTCAGCGGATGGCAGTACAGCGATATTCAGGGAACCTTTGCGGTTCCTATGGAAGATAGCAGCGTAGCGATCTATTATAACAAGGATCTGTTCAAGAAGGCAGGCGTAGAGCCGCCAAAAACGATTGAAGAGATGACAGCACTTGTCGAGCCTTTCAAGAAAATTGGAGCCGTACCGATGCTGATGGGGGATAAGGAAAACTTCCGCGGTGGACATTTGATCAACAATCTGTCCTTCAAGCGGTTTGGGTTCCAGAAGACAGAAGACCTCATCAGCCGTAAGGCAAAATGGAATGATCCCGACATGTTTCAACTGTTCCAGCTCATGAAGGACTGGCAGTCTGCCGGAGTTCTTGGGGACAATATCGTCACACTCGATTCCAATGGCACTACAGCGCAGTTCCTTGCAGGAAAGAGTGCGATGCTGTTCGAAGGAAACTGGGCGATCTCCCAGCTCTCATCTTCGGATATGGCTGATCAGATCGGCGTCATTCCATTCCCTTATTTTGCAGATCATCCGGAGAATAAAGACGTCTGGTTCGGAACAGCTGGCGGATACTCGGTATCCAAGTCCATCTCGGGAGCCGAGAAGGACGCTACGATTAAACTTCTGAAATACTTAACGAACGAGGATGCATTTAAGTATTTTGCACAAGCGACCAAAGGAGGCACGTATCCGGTGAATGTGGAGCTGGATTCCTCCCAGATCGATCCGGTGACGAAGGAGTACATGGAAGCTCAGAAGAGCGCCAAGACCTTCCTGTCTGAAATCGAAACCTACGATAATATACCTTCGCTTCAGGACAAGCTGCGCAGTGAAATTCAAGGGATGTTTGCAGGTGCAAGCCCGCAGCAAACCGCCGACAACGTACAGAAGGTCGTTGATTCGAATCACTGA
- a CDS encoding AraC family transcriptional regulator, with protein MKEYTGEFADLWHHMPSGYERTGGFWFVRAGRNDAKPHYHVGPKQIDSYGLHFIVSGELQLSYGSRQVILGTDDIFCLFPHQTYEYRIHSAEPLRMVWLTMEGPQMRELMQMIGLNGKQPYRKEAMTLECLERLKAIEEVIWHHGPQQLSTMRLMSAAYRLFEELEREPLYDAPAGNTSEVHWVAEAVSFFQLHYTELLRVETAARMFGLHRSHFSHVFTQKVGLSPQQYVQQLRLERAGELLKDDALQIGEIALSVGYPDLYTFSRAFKRLKGCSPSEYRRLITKYKLDPGKPRIEAREPYSL; from the coding sequence TTGAAGGAATATACCGGAGAATTTGCGGACCTGTGGCATCACATGCCTTCCGGATATGAGCGTACAGGTGGTTTCTGGTTTGTCAGAGCCGGAAGAAATGACGCAAAGCCACATTATCATGTCGGCCCGAAGCAGATCGACAGCTACGGTCTTCATTTTATCGTAAGCGGAGAATTACAGCTAAGCTATGGCAGCAGGCAGGTCATTTTGGGTACCGATGATATTTTCTGTCTGTTTCCGCACCAAACGTATGAATACCGGATTCATTCTGCCGAACCGCTCCGGATGGTATGGCTCACCATGGAAGGGCCTCAGATGCGGGAGCTGATGCAGATGATCGGTCTCAATGGAAAGCAGCCTTACAGGAAAGAGGCAATGACTCTGGAGTGCCTGGAGCGATTGAAAGCAATCGAAGAGGTCATATGGCATCATGGCCCGCAGCAGCTGTCCACCATGAGACTGATGTCTGCAGCCTATCGTCTGTTTGAGGAACTGGAACGAGAGCCCTTATATGACGCACCTGCCGGTAACACGTCTGAAGTGCATTGGGTAGCCGAGGCTGTGAGTTTTTTCCAGCTGCACTATACCGAATTACTTCGTGTAGAGACCGCTGCCCGGATGTTCGGTCTCCATCGCTCTCATTTCTCACATGTTTTCACGCAGAAGGTTGGCCTATCACCGCAGCAATATGTGCAGCAGCTCAGGCTGGAGCGTGCGGGCGAGCTGCTCAAGGATGACGCATTACAGATCGGTGAAATCGCGTTATCCGTGGGATATCCTGATCTCTACACATTTTCCCGTGCCTTTAAACGCTTGAAAGGATGCTCCCCCAGCGAGTACCGGCGGCTTATCACAAAATACAAACTTGATCCCGGTAAACCCCGCATTGAAGCCCGAGAACCCTACTCCTTATAA
- a CDS encoding carbohydrate ABC transporter permease: MIKLKRTPVYVFSVIAAVIFLYPLLYSFFSSLKDNVEIYNNSVFSLPDVWRWNNYKMALVDAKISRAILNSFIYAIPGTFLCLVLSLMIAFVLSRYKLRMNGFLYNYFAIGLMIPVFSLMIPISKVVGALHLFNSYPLMIVLYGVFEMPLAIFLITGYMKGISKELDESAIIDGCGPIRLLFQIIAPLTMPAVSTAGILSFFDIYNDLVWNVILISDQNMNNISMALMSFVGQQGSSQLGPTFAGIMLTIVPTIVVYLLFQEKVEKGLSAGAVKE; encoded by the coding sequence ATGATTAAGCTGAAAAGAACTCCGGTATATGTTTTCTCCGTTATTGCAGCTGTCATTTTCCTGTATCCGCTGCTTTATTCCTTTTTCTCCTCGCTGAAGGACAACGTGGAAATTTACAACAACTCGGTCTTCTCGCTGCCGGATGTATGGCGCTGGAATAACTATAAGATGGCACTCGTGGATGCCAAAATCAGCCGGGCGATTCTAAACTCTTTCATCTATGCGATTCCCGGGACATTCCTGTGTTTGGTGCTGTCGCTCATGATTGCTTTTGTGCTATCCAGGTACAAGCTTCGAATGAATGGATTTCTTTACAATTACTTTGCTATCGGACTCATGATCCCCGTCTTCTCCCTGATGATTCCGATCTCCAAGGTTGTCGGAGCGCTGCATCTGTTCAACAGTTATCCGCTGATGATTGTGCTCTATGGCGTATTCGAGATGCCGCTTGCGATTTTTCTCATTACCGGATATATGAAGGGCATCAGCAAGGAACTGGACGAATCCGCGATTATAGATGGCTGCGGACCCATCCGCTTGCTGTTCCAAATCATTGCCCCGCTTACGATGCCAGCGGTATCGACTGCCGGAATACTGAGCTTCTTCGATATTTATAATGATCTGGTGTGGAACGTCATTCTCATATCGGATCAGAATATGAATAACATCTCCATGGCGCTGATGTCTTTTGTCGGCCAGCAGGGATCTTCTCAGCTGGGGCCAACCTTCGCAGGCATCATGCTGACGATTGTGCCAACCATTGTTGTCTATTTACTGTTCCAGGAGAAAGTGGAAAAGGGACTTAGCGCAGGGGCCGTCAAAGAATAA
- a CDS encoding response regulator, producing MIQTMIIDDEYLIRERLKRFVEWEQLGFELAGEAEDGEEALELLEEAAIPMQLALVDINMPMIDGLEFARRARENHPGLHIIFLTGYSDFDYVKTALRLGAANYILKPIDMDELAETLVKVRTIIREEELKRSHSTALAEELIVAYDSSRSSFMMRLLDSSASMQEPERKEGLNRYCPQLSEGALIIAVASFDRPGEMDGDPVRSSICAEQVTEQAKDGLAILAEVIQSQQKTGICYDSSGRLVVLASPEIRLEEVWRKAVERIHSTVGMLMTMGISSNCSTADADRGYQEAVLAMRHKAVYGRGRIIKYDELPTEWKPLQLGGIREQLLIDLRLGNPEDAAGRIHELFSRFTAKPTHIDQLYYIVYELTAMLNVYAEEQQIEMTEDEAAALNAAAAVDRLEMPDRIEVWINARLMSLYTRSESQKKSSSARLVETAKAYIDANYSNAELDLPAISQSLHINANYLSRIFKAESGLSVTEYVTLCRMNRAKELLISGYRNVEYIAAQTGYADPHYFSKCFKKHYRVPPSKFSV from the coding sequence ATGATACAGACCATGATCATAGATGACGAATATCTGATCCGGGAGAGGTTGAAGCGGTTCGTTGAATGGGAGCAGCTTGGCTTTGAGCTTGCAGGAGAGGCCGAGGATGGAGAAGAGGCTCTGGAGCTGTTGGAAGAAGCAGCGATCCCTATGCAGCTTGCGCTGGTGGATATCAATATGCCGATGATTGATGGACTTGAATTTGCCAGAAGGGCAAGGGAGAACCATCCCGGCCTGCACATCATTTTTCTCACAGGCTACAGCGATTTTGACTATGTGAAGACCGCTTTGCGTCTGGGAGCTGCCAACTATATCCTGAAGCCGATTGATATGGATGAACTGGCAGAAACGCTTGTAAAGGTACGTACGATAATCCGGGAAGAGGAGCTGAAGCGCTCCCATTCCACTGCCTTAGCTGAAGAACTAATTGTGGCTTATGATAGCAGCAGAAGCAGCTTTATGATGCGTCTTCTGGATTCGTCCGCTTCCATGCAAGAGCCGGAACGAAAAGAAGGGCTGAATCGGTATTGCCCGCAGCTTTCCGAAGGGGCTCTGATTATTGCTGTAGCTAGTTTCGACCGACCCGGTGAAATGGATGGCGATCCCGTTCGCTCAAGCATCTGTGCTGAACAGGTTACTGAACAAGCCAAGGACGGGCTGGCCATACTGGCAGAGGTCATCCAGTCCCAACAGAAAACCGGGATCTGCTATGACTCAAGCGGGCGGCTTGTGGTGTTGGCTTCTCCTGAAATCCGGCTGGAGGAAGTTTGGCGCAAAGCCGTGGAGAGAATACACAGTACCGTAGGCATGCTGATGACCATGGGGATCAGCAGCAATTGCAGCACAGCGGATGCAGACCGCGGTTATCAGGAGGCAGTGCTGGCCATGCGTCACAAGGCGGTGTATGGCAGGGGAAGGATCATCAAGTATGATGAGCTCCCAACCGAGTGGAAACCATTACAGCTGGGGGGAATCCGCGAGCAGCTGCTCATTGATTTGCGGCTTGGCAATCCGGAGGATGCTGCCGGGCGCATCCACGAGCTATTTTCCCGCTTTACGGCGAAGCCTACGCATATCGACCAGCTGTATTATATCGTGTATGAGCTTACTGCAATGCTGAATGTATATGCGGAAGAGCAGCAGATCGAAATGACGGAGGATGAAGCGGCTGCTCTGAATGCGGCAGCGGCTGTTGACCGTCTAGAGATGCCGGATCGGATTGAAGTCTGGATCAATGCCAGGCTGATGAGTCTCTATACCCGTTCGGAGTCACAGAAGAAATCCTCTTCGGCCAGGCTTGTCGAGACGGCAAAGGCATATATTGATGCGAACTACAGCAATGCTGAACTGGATCTGCCGGCAATCTCGCAAAGCCTCCATATTAACGCGAATTATTTAAGCCGTATATTCAAAGCTGAAAGCGGCCTGTCTGTGACCGAATATGTGACTCTATGCCGGATGAACAGGGCAAAGGAGCTGCTAATATCGGGGTATCGGAATGTGGAATACATTGCAGCGCAGACCGGATATGCGGACCCTCACTATTTCAGCAAGTGCTTCAAAAAGCATTACCGCGTGCCTCCTTCTAAGTTTTCGGTGTAA
- a CDS encoding sulfatase: MKHPNILLITSDQQHWNTIGALGSEVHTPNLDRLVKEGTSFTRAYCPNPTCTPTRASIITGMYPSQHGAWSLGTKLLEDRRTVAEDFVAAGYQTSLIGKAHFQPLRGTEEYPSLEAYPLLQDLDFWNSFHGPFYGFDHVELARNHTNEAHVGQHYALWMEEKGFDNWRDYFLAPTGSMDPAIKHTWPIPEEIHYDAWIAERTNAMLEQYKQKDEPFFLWSSFFDPHPDYLVPEPWDRMYDPEELTIPSAAPGEHDMNPPHFGLTQEEKPDFSHLMETGKGIHGYHSHLLPEAERKQLVGTYYGMISLMDKYIGKILDKLDELGLTDNTVIVFTTDHGHFFGQHGLQYKGGFHYEDLIKLPFIVRYPGHVPAGRQSAAIQSLVDLAPTFLSLCDIPVPAIMTGVDQSGVWKGVQDQARDHAICEFRHEPTTIHQKTYIDARYKITVYYRQTYGEIFDLVNDPEELNNLWDHPAYGVLKSELLLKYAWAELGKEPMPMPRIWGA, encoded by the coding sequence TTGAAGCATCCAAACATTCTGCTTATTACCAGTGATCAGCAGCACTGGAACACGATCGGTGCCCTGGGCAGCGAAGTACATACGCCCAATCTGGACCGGCTCGTCAAGGAAGGAACGTCATTTACTCGGGCGTATTGCCCGAATCCGACCTGTACGCCTACGCGGGCTTCCATCATAACCGGCATGTATCCGAGCCAGCATGGAGCCTGGAGTCTGGGGACAAAGCTGCTTGAGGACCGCCGAACCGTGGCGGAGGATTTTGTGGCGGCAGGCTATCAGACATCATTGATCGGCAAAGCGCATTTCCAGCCTTTGCGGGGCACGGAGGAGTATCCATCGCTTGAGGCATACCCGCTGCTTCAGGATCTTGATTTTTGGAACTCATTCCACGGACCGTTTTATGGCTTTGATCATGTGGAGCTAGCCCGCAACCACACCAATGAAGCACATGTGGGACAGCATTATGCGCTCTGGATGGAAGAGAAGGGGTTCGATAACTGGCGGGATTATTTCCTGGCACCTACAGGATCGATGGATCCGGCAATCAAGCATACATGGCCGATTCCGGAAGAAATTCACTATGATGCATGGATCGCGGAGCGGACGAATGCGATGCTGGAACAGTATAAGCAGAAGGATGAGCCGTTCTTTTTATGGTCGAGCTTCTTTGATCCGCATCCTGATTATCTGGTACCCGAGCCGTGGGACCGTATGTATGATCCGGAAGAGCTGACCATTCCAAGTGCGGCTCCAGGCGAGCATGACATGAACCCGCCGCATTTTGGATTGACGCAGGAAGAGAAGCCGGATTTTAGCCATTTGATGGAAACGGGCAAGGGCATTCATGGTTATCACTCTCATCTTTTACCTGAGGCAGAGCGCAAGCAGCTCGTAGGAACTTACTATGGCATGATCAGTCTGATGGACAAATATATAGGCAAAATCCTGGATAAGCTCGATGAGCTGGGTTTGACCGATAACACGGTTATCGTGTTCACAACGGATCATGGACACTTTTTCGGGCAGCATGGATTGCAGTACAAGGGCGGCTTCCATTACGAGGACCTCATCAAGCTACCTTTTATTGTAAGGTATCCTGGTCATGTTCCTGCCGGCAGACAGTCAGCTGCCATCCAGTCTCTGGTGGATCTGGCCCCAACGTTCCTCTCCTTATGTGATATTCCGGTTCCCGCAATCATGACAGGGGTCGATCAAAGCGGGGTATGGAAAGGCGTTCAGGATCAGGCGCGTGATCATGCCATCTGTGAATTCCGACATGAGCCAACTACCATTCACCAGAAGACGTATATTGATGCGCGCTATAAAATAACAGTATATTACCGCCAAACCTACGGCGAAATCTTCGATCTCGTGAATGATCCGGAAGAGCTGAACAATTTATGGGATCATCCAGCTTATGGAGTACTCAAAAGCGAGCTGCTTCTAAAATATGCGTGGGCTGAGCTCGGCAAAGAACCAATGCCCATGCCGCGCATCTGGGGAGCATAA
- a CDS encoding carbohydrate ABC transporter permease, which translates to MNKRKAYGAIAILLLPGLLLYTIAFIYPAIQTVYQSFFDWNGIFNVPLTFDGINNYKEMLDNPNFYRSLKNVGLFIAASFVLILPIALSLALVVTSRMRGKRFFKVAFFIPSILPLTSVGLMWQFLLKSDGLVNKLLEMFGLSSLTHDWLGEPALAIYTVVVVNAWIYCGQNMIIFASGLVAIPDEIYEAASLDGANSFHKLKHITLPLMKEIFKVFAVLAVTQSIRVFGQIYVITGGGPNGATDVPTTLLYNEAFKFNNFGVGNSIGTFMIVAALVVTVLMNFLTSSRSRAKKKGVQA; encoded by the coding sequence GTGAACAAACGAAAAGCATACGGGGCGATAGCAATTTTGCTTTTACCCGGACTTTTACTATATACGATAGCCTTTATTTATCCGGCTATTCAAACAGTGTATCAATCCTTTTTCGACTGGAATGGCATATTTAATGTTCCCTTGACTTTCGATGGAATCAACAACTACAAGGAAATGCTGGATAACCCGAACTTTTACAGATCGCTGAAGAATGTAGGACTGTTCATTGCTGCATCGTTTGTCCTGATTCTGCCCATCGCGCTCTCATTGGCGCTGGTTGTGACAAGCCGGATGAGGGGCAAGCGGTTTTTTAAAGTCGCCTTTTTTATTCCTTCCATCCTGCCGCTCACGTCGGTGGGTCTGATGTGGCAGTTTCTGCTTAAAAGCGATGGCCTGGTCAATAAGCTGCTGGAAATGTTCGGCCTCAGCTCACTGACGCATGACTGGCTGGGCGAGCCTGCGCTTGCCATCTACACGGTCGTTGTCGTGAATGCCTGGATCTACTGCGGGCAGAACATGATTATTTTCGCAAGCGGGCTGGTTGCCATTCCGGATGAAATCTATGAGGCAGCTTCATTGGATGGAGCGAACAGCTTCCATAAACTGAAGCATATTACACTTCCTTTAATGAAGGAGATCTTCAAGGTGTTCGCTGTTCTAGCCGTTACCCAGTCGATCCGTGTATTCGGACAAATCTACGTTATTACAGGCGGAGGCCCGAACGGCGCGACGGATGTGCCGACGACGCTCCTGTACAATGAAGCCTTTAAGTTCAATAACTTTGGCGTCGGTAATAGTATCGGTACCTTTATGATCGTAGCCGCCCTAGTCGTAACGGTACTCATGAACTTCCTGACGAGCTCCAGAAGCCGTGCCAAGAAGAAGGGGGTGCAGGCATGA